From one Eisenibacter elegans DSM 3317 genomic stretch:
- the yidC gene encoding membrane protein insertase YidC encodes MDKNQAIGLALIFVLLTVYFQFFVPPPEAAQNTNNKQTSQQTTTQEPQQPVDTSQKDTTALVLTTDSAKQAQAESALGAFARFAEGKEKQILLRNEHLSLVLSSKGGKIAQVTLLDHLDQNKKHIQLLDPRNNQMALLVQTKTGKSIDLYSLYFETSAAAEVVVTKDSATVVFSLPLGNGQAIEQVYTLKPDAYTVDYHLRFKGLDNVLKPQPAELQWAAQLRNTEPDITQTRNQTTVNYYTATGSFDYLSESAMDAKEAKPEQALHWIAFKQKFFSSALIDYRKELQQAKLNQVGDADNTEILKTVSASIQLPWETLSKDGGRYAFFFGPNRYYVLRDVSDGFYKNVNLGWPIINIISRFVIVPLFAFLEGVIGNYGLIIIVLVFLIRLVLLPLSYRSYISMAKMRVIKPELDALKERVGDDMQAMQQEQMKLYQQVGINPLSGCVPVLLQIPVLFAMFTFFPNAIELRQQGFLWASDLSVYDSILTLPFAIPFYGNHVSLFTILMTVSTLLVTLFNAENSPSVDGPMKSVQYVMPVMFLFILNSFPAGLSFYYLVSNLFSIGQQFIIRRFVDDEKIKLILEENRKKNKNKKKSGFQERLEAAMKAQENMKGNKKGK; translated from the coding sequence ATGGATAAGAACCAAGCCATTGGGTTGGCTTTGATATTTGTGCTGTTGACGGTATACTTCCAATTCTTCGTACCACCACCAGAAGCAGCTCAAAACACAAACAACAAGCAAACTTCCCAACAAACCACCACTCAGGAACCACAACAACCTGTAGATACTTCTCAGAAAGATACAACTGCGCTTGTGCTGACCACAGACTCTGCCAAACAAGCACAGGCTGAATCAGCTTTAGGGGCTTTTGCACGCTTTGCTGAAGGCAAGGAGAAGCAAATCCTGTTGCGCAACGAGCACCTCTCCTTGGTACTCTCTTCCAAAGGAGGAAAGATAGCACAGGTAACCTTGCTAGACCACCTCGACCAAAACAAAAAGCACATACAGTTGCTTGACCCGCGCAATAACCAAATGGCGCTTTTGGTCCAAACCAAAACAGGTAAAAGCATCGACTTGTACAGCCTATACTTTGAGACCAGCGCCGCCGCCGAGGTCGTCGTTACCAAAGATAGCGCCACTGTCGTGTTCAGCCTTCCCCTAGGCAATGGCCAAGCTATAGAGCAAGTGTATACGCTCAAGCCTGATGCCTATACAGTAGACTATCACCTGCGCTTCAAAGGATTAGACAACGTGCTCAAGCCACAACCTGCCGAACTACAATGGGCGGCACAACTGCGCAATACCGAGCCAGACATTACCCAAACACGTAATCAAACGACAGTAAACTATTATACTGCTACAGGCAGCTTTGATTATCTTAGCGAAAGCGCTATGGATGCCAAGGAAGCGAAGCCTGAGCAAGCCCTACACTGGATTGCTTTCAAACAAAAGTTTTTCTCCTCTGCATTGATAGACTACCGCAAGGAGCTACAGCAAGCCAAACTCAACCAAGTAGGAGATGCAGATAACACCGAAATTCTCAAAACAGTAAGCGCATCTATCCAGCTTCCTTGGGAAACATTGAGCAAAGATGGTGGGCGCTATGCCTTCTTTTTCGGCCCCAACCGCTATTATGTCCTCCGTGATGTGAGTGATGGGTTTTATAAGAATGTTAACCTTGGCTGGCCGATTATCAATATCATCAGCCGGTTTGTCATTGTGCCGCTTTTTGCTTTCCTAGAAGGTGTTATTGGCAATTACGGCCTTATCATCATCGTACTGGTCTTTCTGATTCGTTTGGTGCTCCTGCCGCTTTCGTACCGTTCTTACATCTCTATGGCCAAGATGCGCGTAATCAAGCCCGAACTGGATGCCCTCAAGGAGCGCGTAGGTGACGATATGCAGGCAATGCAGCAAGAGCAGATGAAACTCTACCAACAGGTAGGCATCAACCCTCTCAGCGGATGTGTACCCGTACTCCTACAGATTCCGGTGCTCTTTGCGATGTTTACTTTCTTTCCTAATGCCATTGAGCTGCGCCAACAGGGCTTCTTATGGGCATCGGACTTGTCGGTATATGACTCTATACTTACACTGCCCTTTGCTATTCCTTTCTATGGCAATCACGTCAGCTTGTTTACCATCCTGATGACGGTATCGACCCTACTCGTAACGCTCTTCAATGCCGAAAACAGTCCTTCTGTCGATGGACCTATGAAGTCAGTACAGTATGTCATGCCAGTGATGTTCTTGTTCATCCTCAACTCCTTCCCTGCGGGTTTGAGCTTCTACTATTTGGTGTCTAACTTGTTTTCTATCGGACAGCAGTTTATCATTCGCCGATTTGTAGACGATGAAAAAATCAAGCTGATATTAGAAGAGAACCGCAAGAAGAACAAAAACAAGAAGAAGTCGGGCTTCCAGGAGCGACTCGAAGCTGCCATGAAAGCCCAAGAGAATATGAAGGGCAATAAGAAAGGCAAATAA
- the phbB gene encoding acetoacetyl-CoA reductase — MDNNNRRIALVTGSTGGLGTAICQKLHDEGFRVAANFNNPDKAKKWYEAQQAAGYTFDMFQGNVSDYESVGMMVKEIEEKIGSVDVLVNNAGITRDRPFHKMSKEDWDAVIATNLTSVFNCCRHLIDGMRTRNYGRIINISSVNGQRGQFGQANYSAAKAGMHGFTKTLAVETARKGITVNTISPGYVATDMVMAVAEEVRNQIIEGIPVGRLGGTEEIAHLVSFLASEKAGFITGANYAINGGQHMY, encoded by the coding sequence ATGGACAACAACAACCGCCGTATTGCCTTAGTAACCGGATCTACCGGAGGGCTGGGCACTGCCATTTGCCAAAAACTACACGATGAGGGCTTCCGTGTGGCGGCTAATTTTAACAATCCGGACAAGGCCAAAAAATGGTATGAAGCCCAACAGGCTGCCGGATATACTTTTGATATGTTTCAGGGCAATGTTTCAGACTATGAGAGCGTGGGCATGATGGTCAAGGAAATAGAAGAAAAAATAGGCTCTGTGGACGTATTGGTCAATAATGCGGGCATTACCCGCGACCGCCCTTTCCATAAGATGAGTAAAGAAGACTGGGATGCCGTCATTGCGACCAACCTCACGAGCGTGTTCAACTGCTGCCGCCACCTTATCGACGGGATGCGCACCCGTAACTACGGGCGTATTATCAACATCTCGTCTGTCAATGGGCAGCGAGGGCAGTTTGGGCAAGCCAATTACTCAGCAGCGAAGGCCGGGATGCACGGTTTTACCAAAACCTTGGCCGTAGAAACGGCTCGCAAAGGCATTACAGTCAATACTATTTCGCCCGGATATGTGGCGACTGATATGGTGATGGCTGTGGCCGAAGAAGTACGTAACCAAATTATTGAGGGCATTCCTGTGGGGCGTTTGGGAGGCACAGAGGAGATTGCCCACCTAGTATCTTTTCTAGCTTCTGAGAAGGCCGGCTTTATCACTGGTGCCAATTATGCTATCAATGGTGGTCAACATATGTACTAA